The Acaryochloris sp. CCMEE 5410 nucleotide sequence CCAATCGAGGAGAGGGTAAGTCCACGATAGTCATGCCCTGGATAGACCAGAATCTCCTCCGGCAGCGTAAATAATTTCTGGGTGACTGAGTCATAAAGTGTTCCTGCGTCACCGCTTTGGAAGTCCGTACGACCACAACCGCGAATGAACAAAGCATCTCCCGTTAGTACACGATCTCCATTGACCAAATAGGCATTATGACTATCTGTGTGACCGGGCGTCGCAATGGCTTGGATAGGGATAGTCCCCAAAGTTAGTGTTTCCCCATCTTGTAAGTAACGATCAGCACAGGCGGCATGAGCATGCTCTGGCACGATCCCCTGACACCCTGTTTTTGCCCGTAATGCTTCAGTTCCCGTAATGTGATCAGCATGGATGTGGGTTTCTAGACAGAATTGGAGTTTTAAGCCCAATTCGTGTATCAGTTTTAAATCTCGTTCTACTTGCTCTAAAACAGGATCCACTAACAGTGCTGTTTTGGTCTCAGGATCAGCTATCAGATAGGTATAGGTGTTAGATTGCTGGTCGAAAAGCTGTCTAAATAACCATATTTCGTTATGTGAATGTCTTGCCATCATCACTATGCTCCCTATCAGATTATCTTCAGCTACTTGCTTTAGGGACATGCGCCCCAATTACTCCAAACCGGAATACCCTCTTGATCGCGAAGCTTTAAGGTCACATCGGCTTTGGTAACTGCAGCTGCAATCACAGCTGGCTGATTATCAACCTCCACTCTTGAACCCGTGAGGGTAATCTTATCTCCCTTCTGAACGATGAAATTTTGCTCCTCAAAGTACCAAGTGGGTCCTAGACGGATTTCGACATTACCCTCATCAGCCCTAAGCTGAAGATGAACCCCTGTGGACATTCCCCAACGAGGGGTAACCGTATCTACTTGTATGACCTGCCCCTGAATAGTCTCAACTGTGCTTGGATTGTAGAGTCTGCTGTATTGACCATAATTTTGCCTTCTATGGCGTCTCTGCCATCTTGGCGGCGAGTTAAGGCACTCTGATTCTGAGGCAGGGGAAGAATTGGTTTGGGTATTACTTTGTGCAGGGAATTGCTCAAAGCTAGATTCCATAGACTGTTGACAGGCGGTCAGTAGCAGCAAGAGTAACCCCGTCAAAAGAACCGTAACAATGGCCTTAGCATAGTTGGATTTCATGATTTTCCCTCCTGACATGATTCGATCAATCTCAAAGGAGTCTGCTCAAAGCAGGATCAAGGCTGGGACCGTTGGGGTCTAGCTGCTAAATATTGGTAGAGAAGCCAACGGGTATTCACGTCTTGCTGAGCTTCTTGCAAGAGTTGTTGAGCCGTCTCTGGCTGGCTACGGGTTAGCATCTTGAATCGATTCTCGGCATACATGGATGGGTTGATGGGAACCTTGGGAGCATGCGAATCTAATACCCTGGAGTCTGGCAAAACTGCTTGATTGGCCATCAAAGACCACACCGTAGTAAATTCAGGCCATTAACCATCGTGTTTGCCCAAAGGTGTAGTCATTCTAAAAAGCATCATCCATCCAGACCAGGCTCTAAAACAGTACCTCTCACACTTGAGCATCCCGTTATCTAAACCTCAACAGCAGCATGTGCTGCGTATTGTTGAAGGATTGATTGTGGGCAATGGCCGCAAAACCCTTAGCCACTTGTATGCTCAGTGGGTTGATGCTCCAGATGCCAGTGCAGTGGCTGACTTTTTACGAGTGAGTACCTGGTCTGAGCAATCTCTCGACAAACGCCTTGGGGAAATCAACCTGGCCGATGTCATAGAGCGCGTGCAGCGAGGAGGAAGTTCTCCTGTGGTGTATGTGAGTATTGATGACTCGACCAGTAGCAAAGATAAGGATACCCATGCCTTGGAAGGGGTGGATTGGCAGCATGACCACAATGCCAGTGGTCGCAATACTCCCAAGTACAAGAAAGGGATGGT carries:
- a CDS encoding MBL fold metallo-hydrolase gives rise to the protein MARHSHNEIWLFRQLFDQQSNTYTYLIADPETKTALLVDPVLEQVERDLKLIHELGLKLQFCLETHIHADHITGTEALRAKTGCQGIVPEHAHAACADRYLQDGETLTLGTIPIQAIATPGHTDSHNAYLVNGDRVLTGDALFIRGCGRTDFQSGDAGTLYDSVTQKLFTLPEEILVYPGHDYRGLTLSSIGEEKQWNPRFKGRDRNTFIEFMNALDLPDPQKIMEAVPANERCGQVITA